Proteins encoded by one window of Dietzia sp. B32:
- the sufC gene encoding Fe-S cluster assembly ATPase SufC translates to MTTLEIKGLTARVAATEDSPETVEILKGVDLTIESGQTHAIMGPNGSGKSTLAYVIAGHPKYEVTGGTVTLDGEDVLSMEVDERARAGLFLAMQYPTEIPGVSTANFLRSAATAVRGEAPKLRHWVKEVKEAMSDLDFDPAFSERSVNEGFSGGEKKRHEILQLDLLKPKIAVLDETDSGLDVDALRVVSEGVNRYKAEENGGILLITHYTRILKYITPDRVHVFVDGRVAASGGAELANELEANGYESYLTPANA, encoded by the coding sequence ATGACCACTCTCGAGATCAAGGGCCTCACGGCCCGCGTCGCAGCGACCGAGGACTCACCCGAGACCGTCGAGATCCTCAAGGGCGTCGACCTGACCATCGAGTCGGGCCAGACCCACGCCATCATGGGGCCCAACGGCTCCGGCAAGTCCACCCTCGCGTACGTCATCGCCGGTCACCCCAAGTACGAGGTCACCGGTGGCACCGTGACTCTCGACGGGGAGGACGTCCTGTCGATGGAGGTCGACGAGCGGGCCCGCGCGGGCCTGTTCCTGGCCATGCAGTACCCCACCGAGATCCCCGGGGTCTCCACGGCGAACTTCCTGCGTTCCGCCGCCACCGCCGTCCGCGGTGAGGCCCCCAAGCTCCGCCACTGGGTGAAGGAGGTCAAGGAGGCCATGTCCGACCTCGACTTCGACCCGGCCTTCTCCGAGCGCAGTGTGAACGAGGGATTCTCCGGCGGTGAGAAGAAGCGCCACGAGATCCTGCAGCTCGACCTGCTCAAGCCGAAGATCGCCGTGCTCGACGAGACCGACTCCGGCCTCGACGTGGACGCCCTGCGCGTGGTGTCCGAGGGTGTCAACCGCTACAAGGCGGAGGAGAACGGCGGCATCCTGCTCATCACGCACTACACCCGCATCCTCAAGTACATCACCCCCGACAGGGTCCACGTGTTCGTCGACGGCCGCGTCGCCGCCTCCGGTGGCGCCGAACTGGCCAACGAGCTCGAGGCGAACGGGTACGAGTCGTACCTGACGCCGGCGAACGCCTGA
- the sufD gene encoding Fe-S cluster assembly protein SufD yields MTDTTTPETGSTPAPLTDRYGVPVDATKGDQFASFDVGAFEVPSHKDEIWRFTPLRRLRGIHDGSNITATGRLLASVAEHDGLTVETVAMDDKRVGEAGAPRDRVAAQAFSSAAEATVITVAKETVIDEPVYVTVDGPGEGELAYGHTQIRLEAFANATFVVDQRGGGTIAENVEFIVGDSAHLEVVLIQDWDDDALHLAGHHLQVGRDATLTYTTVTFGGELVRVSPFARFTAPGGTVTLNGLYYADDGQHLEHRLLVDHSEPNCTSRILYKGALQGDAKSKLPEAHTVWIGDVLIRAAAVGTDTYEMNRNLVLTDGARADSVPNLEIETGEIAGAGHASAVGRFDDEQLFYLMSRGIPEDVARRLVIRGFFGEVINRIGVPEVRERITEAVELELESSGI; encoded by the coding sequence ATGACCGACACCACCACCCCCGAGACCGGGTCCACCCCGGCACCCCTGACGGACCGCTACGGCGTCCCCGTCGACGCCACCAAGGGCGACCAGTTCGCGTCGTTCGACGTGGGCGCCTTCGAGGTACCCAGCCACAAGGACGAGATCTGGCGCTTCACCCCGCTGCGTCGTCTGCGCGGTATCCACGACGGCTCCAACATCACCGCGACCGGTCGCCTGCTGGCGTCCGTCGCCGAGCACGACGGTCTGACCGTCGAGACGGTCGCCATGGACGACAAGCGCGTCGGCGAGGCCGGGGCCCCCCGCGACCGCGTCGCCGCGCAGGCGTTCAGCTCCGCCGCCGAGGCCACCGTCATCACGGTCGCCAAGGAGACCGTGATCGACGAGCCCGTCTACGTCACCGTCGACGGCCCGGGCGAGGGCGAACTGGCCTACGGCCACACCCAGATCCGCCTCGAGGCGTTCGCCAATGCGACGTTCGTCGTGGACCAGCGCGGCGGCGGGACGATCGCCGAGAACGTCGAGTTCATCGTCGGCGACTCCGCCCACCTCGAGGTCGTCCTCATCCAGGACTGGGACGACGACGCCCTGCACCTCGCGGGTCACCATCTGCAGGTCGGCCGCGACGCGACACTGACCTACACGACGGTGACGTTCGGTGGCGAGCTCGTGCGTGTCTCCCCGTTCGCACGGTTCACCGCTCCCGGCGGCACGGTCACCCTCAACGGCCTGTACTACGCCGACGACGGGCAGCACCTCGAGCACCGTCTGCTCGTGGACCACTCGGAGCCCAACTGCACCTCGCGCATCCTCTACAAGGGTGCGCTGCAGGGCGACGCCAAGTCGAAGCTGCCGGAGGCCCACACCGTCTGGATCGGTGACGTGCTCATCCGCGCGGCCGCCGTGGGAACCGACACCTACGAGATGAACCGCAACCTCGTGCTGACCGACGGCGCCCGCGCCGATTCGGTGCCGAACCTCGAGATCGAGACGGGCGAGATCGCCGGGGCCGGCCACGCCAGCGCCGTCGGGCGGTTCGACGACGAGCAGCTCTTCTACCTCATGTCGCGGGGCATTCCCGAGGACGTCGCGCGGCGTCTCGTGATCCGCGGGTTCTTCGGCGAGGTGATCAACCGTATCGGCGTGCCGGAGGTGCGCGAGCGGATCACCGAGGCCGTCGAACTGGAGCTGGAGTCCTCCGGCATCTGA
- the sufB gene encoding Fe-S cluster assembly protein SufB, which yields MTITPDQVTADVTEPTTDEERIASIGQYNYGWHDSDDAGATAQRGLSEAVVRDISAKKSESDWMLDKRLKALKIFDKKPMPTWGSDLSGIDFDNIKYFVRSTEKQATSWEDLPEDIKNTYDKLGIPEAEKQRLVAGVAAQYESEVVYHQIREDLESQGVIFMDTDTALKEHPEYFEEYFGSVIPSGDNKFSALNTAVWSGGSFIYVPPGVQVDIPLQAYFRINTENMGQFERTLIIVDEGAYVHYVEGCTAPIYKSDSLHSAVVEIVVKKGGRCRYTTIQNWSNNVYNLVTKRARAEEGATMEWIDGNIGSKVTMKYPAVWLTGEHAKGEVLSVAFAGEGQHQDTGSKMLHLAPNTSSNIVSKSVARGGGRSAYRGLVQINAGAKGSKSNVECDALLVDNISRSDTYPYIDIREDDVTLGHEATVSKVSQDQLFYLMSRGLAEDEAMAMIVRGFVEPIAKELPMEYALELNRLIELQMEGSVG from the coding sequence ATGACCATCACCCCCGATCAGGTGACGGCCGACGTCACGGAGCCGACCACCGATGAGGAACGAATCGCCTCCATCGGCCAGTACAACTACGGCTGGCACGACTCGGACGACGCCGGTGCCACCGCGCAGCGCGGCCTGTCCGAGGCGGTCGTGCGTGACATCTCCGCCAAGAAGAGCGAATCCGACTGGATGCTCGACAAGCGCCTCAAGGCCCTGAAGATCTTCGACAAGAAGCCGATGCCCACCTGGGGATCGGACCTGTCCGGTATCGACTTCGACAACATCAAGTACTTCGTCCGTTCCACGGAGAAGCAGGCCACCAGCTGGGAGGACCTGCCCGAGGACATCAAGAACACCTACGACAAGCTCGGCATCCCCGAGGCCGAGAAGCAGCGTCTCGTGGCGGGCGTGGCCGCCCAGTACGAGTCCGAGGTGGTCTACCACCAGATCCGTGAGGACCTGGAGAGCCAGGGCGTCATCTTCATGGACACCGACACGGCGCTCAAGGAGCATCCCGAGTACTTCGAGGAGTACTTCGGCTCCGTCATCCCCTCCGGTGACAACAAGTTCTCCGCCCTCAACACGGCGGTCTGGTCCGGCGGGTCGTTCATCTACGTCCCGCCGGGTGTGCAGGTGGACATCCCGCTGCAGGCCTACTTCCGCATCAACACCGAGAACATGGGCCAGTTCGAGCGGACGCTGATCATCGTGGACGAGGGCGCCTACGTGCACTACGTCGAGGGCTGCACGGCTCCGATCTACAAGTCGGACTCGCTGCACTCCGCGGTCGTCGAGATCGTCGTCAAGAAGGGCGGCCGTTGCCGCTACACGACCATCCAGAACTGGTCGAACAACGTCTACAACCTCGTCACCAAGCGTGCCCGCGCCGAAGAGGGCGCCACCATGGAGTGGATCGACGGCAACATCGGTTCCAAGGTGACGATGAAGTACCCGGCCGTCTGGCTGACCGGTGAGCACGCCAAGGGCGAGGTGCTCTCGGTGGCGTTCGCCGGGGAGGGACAGCACCAGGACACAGGCTCCAAGATGCTGCACCTGGCCCCCAACACCTCCTCGAACATCGTCTCCAAGTCGGTGGCCCGTGGCGGTGGACGCTCCGCGTACCGAGGTCTGGTCCAGATCAACGCCGGTGCGAAGGGCTCCAAGTCCAACGTCGAGTGCGACGCCCTGTTGGTCGACAACATCAGCCGGTCCGACACCTACCCCTACATCGACATCCGCGAAGATGACGTCACGCTGGGGCACGAGGCCACGGTCTCCAAGGTGAGCCAGGACCAGCTGTTCTACCTCATGAGCCGCGGCCTCGCCGAGGACGAGGCGATGGCCATGATCGTGCGTGGTTTCGTCGAGCCGATCGCCAAGGAACTCCCCATGGAGTACGCGCTCGAGCTCAACCGCCTGATCGAACTGCAGATGGAAGGATCGGTGGGCTGA
- a CDS encoding metalloregulator ArsR/SmtB family transcription factor → MSVQHVFDSTTRPDTRSSIRELLLERGALTAVEIGHELGLTAAGVRRHLDHLVESGEVEAVRTRPAGTRGRPAKAFQMTATGRNTARHGYDHLAVEALTALRRIGGTAAVSEFARERVRSVIGHVRPAEGPHDVERAAADIATALSGAGYASSVEEAGTGLQICQHHCPVWNVASRFPELCEAEQEVVAEIVGTHVQRLATIAGGNCACTTNIPTGTVTVSDLAATIPAPADASASAPTAERTVR, encoded by the coding sequence ATGAGCGTGCAGCACGTGTTCGACAGCACCACGCGTCCGGACACCCGCTCGTCGATCCGTGAGCTCCTGCTGGAGCGCGGAGCCCTCACCGCCGTGGAGATCGGGCACGAACTCGGGCTCACCGCCGCCGGTGTCCGACGCCACCTGGACCACCTGGTCGAGTCCGGCGAGGTGGAGGCCGTCCGTACGCGGCCGGCGGGCACCCGCGGCCGCCCCGCCAAGGCGTTCCAGATGACGGCCACGGGCCGCAACACCGCCCGCCACGGGTACGACCACCTGGCGGTCGAGGCGTTGACCGCGCTGCGTCGCATCGGTGGCACGGCCGCCGTCTCGGAGTTCGCCCGGGAGCGGGTGCGCTCGGTGATCGGGCACGTCCGTCCCGCCGAGGGGCCCCACGACGTCGAGCGGGCGGCCGCCGACATCGCCACCGCCCTGTCCGGGGCGGGTTACGCGTCCTCCGTCGAGGAGGCCGGCACGGGACTGCAGATCTGCCAGCACCACTGCCCGGTGTGGAACGTCGCCTCCCGGTTCCCCGAACTGTGCGAAGCCGAGCAGGAGGTGGTGGCCGAGATAGTGGGCACCCACGTCCAGCGGCTCGCCACCATCGCGGGCGGAAACTGCGCCTGCACCACCAACATCCCGACCGGGACCGTGACCGTGAGTGATCTCGCGGCCACGATCCCCGCACCGGCCGACGCGTCCGCGTCGGCACCGACCGCCGAAAGGACAGTGCGATGA
- the mptB gene encoding polyprenol phosphomannose-dependent alpha 1,6 mannosyltransferase MptB: MARDSPMRGAGSVTSRLHAQEQSSGSPVSAELARLRRIRRLGTTAAVAMAVGALGAGALPVLQNPIAGERLFGLWLRLQQSSMTVVMAGMVTVTLCWLLLAPYVLGQDRRGRISGRIDRATLDRVIASWALPLALAPPMFSRDVYSYLAQGAIGNELDDPYELGPVSALGTSHALTINVPDIWRDTPNQYGPLFLGVQKAIHGLTGDDVLFGTILHRVVAVLGILMLGWAVPRLAEYCGVSDVAALWLAVANPLVLFHLVSGIHSESLMMGLLAIGLVLALRAVDASGTGWRNTAVFVLGTVLVTGSALVKLPTVVALGFIGMALARRWGASWSATLRAAATMVLISGVTTGLAMLVTSSGLGWITKLGAATSLRSWLSPPTAIGVIIGGIGQYLGLGDHTEQILVMVQTAALVAAGAFTVRMLFAVQSGRINPVGGLGVSMAAIVLCFPVVQPWYVLWALVPLAAWASRMEFRLPVVAVSAVLACFTLPPGAGLPPFVTVQAWAATVVAVAMLLVALFRWPGLLRFR, from the coding sequence GTGGCACGCGATTCCCCGATGCGCGGCGCCGGGTCGGTGACATCCCGACTCCACGCGCAGGAGCAGTCCAGCGGGTCCCCGGTTTCCGCGGAGCTGGCCCGACTGCGTCGCATCCGACGCCTCGGCACCACGGCGGCCGTCGCCATGGCGGTCGGGGCGCTCGGGGCCGGGGCGCTGCCCGTCCTGCAGAACCCGATCGCCGGTGAGCGTCTGTTCGGGCTGTGGCTGCGACTGCAGCAGTCCTCGATGACGGTCGTCATGGCAGGCATGGTGACCGTCACCCTCTGTTGGTTGCTCCTGGCCCCGTACGTGCTGGGTCAGGACCGGCGGGGGCGGATCAGCGGTCGTATCGACCGGGCGACGCTCGACCGGGTCATCGCGTCGTGGGCACTCCCCCTCGCGCTGGCGCCACCGATGTTCAGTCGGGATGTCTACAGCTATCTCGCCCAGGGGGCGATAGGCAACGAACTCGACGACCCCTACGAACTCGGCCCGGTCTCCGCGTTGGGAACCTCCCACGCCCTGACCATCAACGTCCCGGACATCTGGCGGGACACGCCCAACCAGTACGGCCCGCTGTTCCTGGGGGTGCAGAAGGCCATCCACGGACTCACGGGTGACGACGTGCTGTTCGGGACCATCCTGCACCGGGTCGTCGCGGTGCTCGGGATCCTCATGCTGGGTTGGGCCGTCCCCCGGCTCGCCGAGTACTGCGGTGTGTCCGACGTCGCCGCCCTCTGGCTGGCCGTCGCCAACCCCCTCGTGCTGTTCCATCTGGTCTCCGGTATCCACTCCGAATCGCTCATGATGGGCCTGCTCGCGATCGGCCTCGTGCTGGCCCTCCGCGCGGTGGACGCCTCCGGAACCGGGTGGCGGAACACCGCGGTGTTCGTCCTGGGCACCGTCCTGGTCACCGGCTCGGCCCTGGTCAAACTCCCCACCGTGGTGGCCCTGGGCTTCATCGGGATGGCACTTGCGCGGCGCTGGGGGGCGAGCTGGTCCGCCACCCTGCGCGCGGCGGCGACCATGGTCCTGATCAGCGGGGTGACGACCGGGCTGGCGATGCTCGTCACCTCGTCCGGTCTCGGGTGGATCACCAAACTCGGCGCGGCCACCTCACTCCGGAGTTGGCTCTCCCCGCCCACCGCGATCGGCGTGATCATCGGCGGCATCGGTCAGTACCTCGGTCTCGGGGACCACACGGAACAGATCCTCGTCATGGTGCAGACCGCCGCGTTGGTCGCAGCCGGCGCGTTCACCGTCCGCATGCTGTTCGCGGTCCAGTCGGGCCGCATCAACCCTGTCGGCGGGCTGGGGGTGTCCATGGCCGCGATCGTCCTGTGTTTCCCCGTGGTGCAGCCCTGGTACGTCCTGTGGGCCCTGGTCCCGTTGGCCGCATGGGCCTCACGGATGGAGTTCCGGCTGCCGGTGGTGGCGGTCAGCGCCGTGCTGGCCTGCTTCACCCTCCCGCCAGGTGCGGGACTGCCGCCGTTCGTGACCGTCCAGGCCTGGGCGGCGACCGTCGTGGCCGTCGCCATGCTGCTCGTCGCGCTGTTCCGGTGGCCGGGGCTGTTGCGCTTCCGGTAG
- a CDS encoding ABC transporter ATP-binding protein gives MTSPPTPPALHVEGLVKRFGATTAVAGLDLRLERGQVMALLGPNGAGKTTTVEICEGFVRPDAGTVKVLGLDPVLDRQRVRSRIGMMLQGGGSYPAARVGEMLRLVASYYSDPLDPAWLLGELGLTEHARTPYRRLSGGQQQRLSLAIAVIGRPELVFLDEPTAGLDAQSRRAVWDLVHALRRDGAAVVLTTHLMDEAAALADEVVIIDHGRRVASGTPAELERAGTAEGVTLVVDGEVSPSVLAGALGEEHTVTAGTAAGVLEVHGPVSPEIMTAMCAALERSGIQLTSLATRTRSLEDVFLDLTGRELR, from the coding sequence GTGACCTCCCCGCCGACCCCGCCCGCTCTGCACGTCGAGGGGCTCGTCAAGAGATTCGGCGCGACCACCGCCGTGGCCGGCCTGGACCTGCGGCTCGAGCGCGGACAGGTCATGGCGCTGCTGGGACCCAACGGCGCCGGGAAGACCACGACGGTCGAGATCTGCGAGGGATTCGTCCGCCCCGACGCGGGAACCGTGAAGGTCCTGGGACTGGATCCGGTCCTCGATCGACAGCGGGTCCGCAGCCGCATCGGGATGATGCTCCAGGGTGGCGGCTCCTACCCCGCCGCCAGGGTCGGGGAGATGCTCCGGCTGGTGGCGTCCTACTACTCCGATCCCCTCGATCCGGCCTGGCTGCTGGGCGAACTCGGGCTGACCGAGCACGCACGGACCCCGTACCGACGGCTGTCCGGCGGCCAACAGCAGCGTCTGTCGCTGGCGATCGCGGTGATCGGGCGCCCGGAACTGGTCTTCCTCGACGAACCGACCGCCGGCCTCGACGCCCAGTCGCGCCGTGCCGTGTGGGACCTCGTCCACGCCCTGCGTCGCGACGGGGCCGCGGTGGTACTCACCACGCACCTCATGGACGAGGCGGCCGCGCTGGCCGACGAGGTGGTCATCATCGACCACGGCCGACGGGTCGCCTCCGGGACCCCGGCGGAACTCGAACGCGCCGGAACCGCCGAGGGTGTCACCCTCGTCGTCGACGGCGAGGTGTCCCCGTCCGTGCTCGCCGGCGCACTCGGCGAGGAACACACGGTCACGGCGGGGACCGCGGCCGGCGTCCTCGAGGTCCACGGCCCAGTCTCCCCCGAGATCATGACCGCCATGTGCGCCGCCCTCGAGCGGTCCGGCATCCAACTCACCTCCCTGGCCACCCGCACCAGGAGCCTCGAGGACGTCTTCCTCGACCTGACCGGACGGGAACTGCGATGA
- a CDS encoding ABC transporter permease translates to MTHTPTSGNRFAPGTFARPSAPASPARMTAAQTRMELALFLRNGEQLLVALVIPVAILFALTAVEFGAVPEPRIDYAITAVLTISVMGTAFTGQAIAVGFDRRYGALKRLGGTPLPPSVIIIGKILATLVLVSGQAVVLGIIAALLGWRPDPAGLAVGALVIALGSVAFSSMGLLLGGTLRAEIVLALANLIWFVLIGGAGLAIGVVDLPAALSDLLVVVPSYALTTALVTALGGGVPALAALSLLVWTAVCGGFAVRHFSFT, encoded by the coding sequence ATGACCCACACGCCGACCAGTGGCAACCGCTTCGCCCCCGGGACCTTCGCCCGACCGTCCGCCCCGGCCTCCCCGGCCAGGATGACGGCCGCCCAGACCCGCATGGAACTGGCCCTGTTCCTGCGCAACGGCGAACAGCTCCTCGTGGCCCTGGTCATACCCGTGGCCATCCTGTTCGCCCTCACCGCGGTCGAGTTCGGCGCGGTACCCGAACCGCGGATCGACTACGCGATCACCGCCGTGCTGACCATTTCCGTCATGGGCACGGCCTTCACCGGTCAGGCGATCGCGGTGGGCTTCGACAGGCGCTACGGAGCCCTCAAGCGTCTCGGTGGCACTCCCCTGCCGCCCAGCGTCATCATCATCGGCAAGATCCTGGCGACCCTGGTGCTCGTGTCCGGGCAGGCCGTGGTACTCGGCATCATCGCCGCACTGTTGGGATGGCGGCCCGACCCGGCCGGACTGGCGGTCGGGGCGCTCGTGATAGCCCTCGGTTCGGTGGCGTTCTCGTCCATGGGTCTCCTGCTCGGGGGCACCCTGCGGGCGGAGATCGTCCTCGCGTTGGCCAACCTCATCTGGTTCGTCCTCATCGGTGGCGCCGGTCTCGCGATCGGGGTGGTCGATCTCCCCGCCGCGCTGAGTGACCTCCTCGTCGTCGTCCCCTCCTACGCGTTGACCACCGCACTGGTCACCGCGCTCGGCGGCGGCGTCCCCGCACTGGCGGCGCTGTCCCTGCTCGTCTGGACCGCCGTGTGCGGCGGATTCGCCGTGCGTCACTTCTCCTTCACCTGA
- a CDS encoding heme A synthase, whose translation MTSTSHAPTSGTPAASDPGRSAGPLSRLPVPSIRVQKGVALANVIAQIGIMTTGVTVRVTASGLGCETWPQCNEASFVPVPGAAPALHQAVEFGNRLLTFVLVAVAAALLLALLRAGRRRGLIWLALAMPAGIVAQAVIGGITVLAGLVWWTVALHLLPSMILAWLAAVLFARIGEDDTAPPRRVIPRPMTWLTVLSAVLLTGVLTTGTMVTGAGPHAGDARITAADRLQMPIQWLVHFHAELMVGYVCLLIGLLAGLIALRTEGPAIRRCAILIGLIAAQAVIGITQYQLGVPELLVVAHVTLAGAITAVTGALWAAGVIRDHVPA comes from the coding sequence GTGACCTCGACATCGCACGCCCCGACCTCCGGAACCCCGGCCGCGAGCGACCCCGGGAGATCCGCTGGACCACTGTCCCGCCTGCCCGTGCCGTCGATCCGGGTCCAGAAGGGCGTCGCACTCGCCAACGTCATCGCCCAGATCGGGATCATGACCACCGGCGTGACCGTCCGCGTGACCGCCTCCGGCCTCGGCTGCGAGACCTGGCCGCAGTGCAACGAGGCCAGTTTCGTCCCCGTCCCGGGCGCGGCACCGGCCCTGCACCAGGCGGTCGAGTTCGGCAACCGGCTGCTCACGTTCGTCCTGGTGGCCGTGGCCGCCGCGTTGCTGTTGGCGCTGCTGCGTGCCGGACGTCGCCGCGGGCTCATCTGGTTGGCCCTGGCGATGCCCGCCGGGATCGTCGCCCAGGCCGTCATCGGAGGAATCACCGTCCTGGCCGGCCTCGTCTGGTGGACCGTGGCCCTGCATCTGTTGCCCTCGATGATCCTCGCCTGGCTCGCGGCCGTGCTCTTCGCCCGCATCGGCGAGGACGACACGGCGCCGCCACGGCGCGTCATTCCCAGGCCCATGACGTGGCTGACCGTACTCTCGGCCGTCCTGCTCACCGGGGTGCTGACCACCGGGACGATGGTCACCGGCGCCGGCCCCCACGCCGGCGACGCCCGCATCACCGCCGCGGATCGACTCCAGATGCCCATCCAGTGGCTCGTGCACTTCCACGCCGAGCTCATGGTGGGCTACGTATGCCTGCTCATCGGATTGCTGGCCGGGCTCATCGCCCTGCGCACGGAGGGCCCCGCGATCCGACGGTGCGCGATCCTCATCGGGCTCATCGCGGCGCAAGCGGTCATCGGGATCACCCAGTACCAGCTCGGGGTCCCCGAACTCCTCGTCGTGGCGCACGTGACCCTCGCGGGCGCGATCACCGCCGTCACCGGGGCACTGTGGGCGGCGGGGGTCATCAGAGACCACGTGCCCGCCTAG
- a CDS encoding quinone oxidoreductase, whose protein sequence is MRAIEISGHGGPEVLTPVEVDTPSPGPGEVLVRTTAVGVNYIDTYFREGIYSRELPFVPGSEGTGVVEEVGEGTPDLVVGDRVAWCQVPGSYAQYVVAPAESLVTVPEGVDDEVAASMLLQGLTAHYLITDTHRAVPGDTVLITAGAGGVGQLLIQMATVHGYRVITTTSTEEKAQLCRNLGAHHVLLYPEATPDRVRELSDGGVSVVFDGVGRDTFDDSLASLARRGTLVLFGAASGPVPPVDPQRLNAAGSVFLTRPSLGDFIAGTAEFRERAAEVLEGIVDGSLRLSVGAGFALSDAAEAHRALQSRQTTGSVVLHPTR, encoded by the coding sequence ATGAGAGCCATTGAGATCTCCGGACACGGTGGACCCGAGGTGCTGACGCCGGTCGAGGTGGACACGCCCTCCCCAGGGCCGGGCGAGGTGCTCGTGCGCACCACCGCGGTCGGGGTGAACTACATCGACACCTACTTCCGCGAGGGCATCTACTCCCGGGAGCTGCCCTTCGTCCCGGGTAGCGAGGGGACGGGAGTGGTCGAGGAGGTCGGCGAGGGCACTCCCGACCTGGTGGTCGGCGATCGGGTGGCCTGGTGCCAGGTGCCCGGGTCGTACGCGCAGTACGTGGTGGCGCCGGCCGAGTCGCTGGTGACCGTGCCGGAGGGGGTCGACGACGAGGTGGCGGCCTCGATGCTGCTGCAGGGACTCACGGCGCACTACCTGATCACCGACACCCACCGGGCCGTACCCGGTGACACCGTGCTGATCACCGCCGGCGCGGGTGGTGTGGGTCAGCTCCTCATCCAGATGGCCACGGTCCATGGCTATCGGGTGATCACCACGACATCGACCGAGGAGAAGGCGCAACTGTGCCGGAACCTGGGGGCGCACCACGTGCTGCTCTACCCCGAGGCGACCCCCGACAGGGTCCGGGAGCTCTCCGACGGCGGCGTCTCGGTGGTGTTCGACGGGGTGGGCCGGGACACCTTCGACGACAGCCTGGCCTCGCTGGCCCGTCGGGGGACGCTCGTGCTCTTCGGCGCGGCGAGTGGTCCGGTTCCCCCGGTGGACCCGCAGCGGCTCAACGCGGCCGGCTCGGTGTTCCTCACCCGGCCGAGCTTGGGTGACTTCATCGCCGGCACGGCGGAATTCCGCGAGCGCGCGGCAGAGGTCCTCGAGGGGATCGTCGACGGGTCGCTGCGGTTGTCTGTGGGCGCGGGCTTCGCCCTGTCGGACGCCGCTGAGGCGCACCGGGCACTGCAGTCGCGACAGACCACCGGATCCGTCGTCCTCCACCCCACCCGCTGA